The following proteins come from a genomic window of Nothobranchius furzeri strain GRZ-AD chromosome 1, NfurGRZ-RIMD1, whole genome shotgun sequence:
- the rhogd gene encoding rho-related GTP-binding protein RhoG — MQTIKCVVVGDGAVGKTCLLISYTTNAFPEEYIPTVFDNYSAQMSVDGRTVSLNLWDTAGQEEYDRLRTLSYPQTNVFIICFSIGSPSSHANVRHKWHPEVSHHCPNVPILLVGTKKDLRGDAETVKKLKEQGLAPTTNQQGNALAKQIGAVKYMECSALQQDGVRDVFAEAVRAVLYPVTKKNHKKCVLL, encoded by the coding sequence ATGCAGACCATTAAGTGCGTGGTTGTGGGTGATGGGGCAGTGGGAAAAACCTGCCTGCTGATCTCCTATACAACCAATGCCTTCCCAGAAGAATACATTCCCACAGTGTTTGACAACTACAGTGCCCAAATGAGTGTGGATGGCCGCACTGTGAGTCTAAACCTGTGGGACACAGCAGGCCAGGAGGAGTATGACCGTCTGCGCACCCTGTCCTATCCTCAAACCAACGTTTTCATAATCTGCTTCTCCATTGGAAGTCCTTCCTCCCATGCCAACGTCAGACACAAGTGGCACCCTGAGGTGTCCCATCACTGTCCAAATGTACCCATCCTTCTGGTGGGCACCAAGAAGGACCTGAGAGGCGACGCAGAAACAGTGAAGAAGCTAAAGGAGCAGGGTCTGGCCCCTACCACCAACCAGCAGGGCAACGCTCTGGCCAAGCAGATCGGGGCAGTTAAATACATGGAGTGTTCTGCGCTGCAGCAGGATGGTGTCAGAGATGTGTTCGCTGAAGCTGTGAGGGCGGTGTTGTATCCAGTCACAAAAAAGAATCACAAGAAGTGTGTGCTGTTGTAA